GAGCATTGACGTTGAACGCACGGCCGGTTAGCTCTTCTACGCCGAAGATTGCCGCCATAGAGGTACCTAGTGTCATGATGATGTAAAGATTAGACAGAGGAGGAAACAGAACCTTGATAATATGGGGGAAGATCACATACCGCACAGACTGGATAAGTGACATTCCCACTGTTTCGGCTGCTTCCATTTCGGCTCTGTGGACCGAAAGGAATCCCGCTCTCTGGATCTCTGTGAGGTATGCGCCTGCATTCAACGTCATCCCGACCAGTACGGCTTCGTAAGGTGTCAGCAGGATGCCCACCTCTGGTAAGGCAAAAAAGAGGAAATATATCTGGACCAACTGGGGTGTGTTCGTGAAGAAGGTCACATAGGTGCCGACAACACTGCGGAATACTCGACCACCGAAGGTCTTGCCCAGGGCACCCACAAGCCCAATGACCATGCCGCCGCAAAAGGCAAGGAAGGCAATCTGAAAACTGAGCCAGGCGCCAGAGATCAGATAGGGAAGGTATTT
This portion of the Deltaproteobacteria bacterium genome encodes:
- a CDS encoding amino acid ABC transporter permease, producing the protein MHYTLQFGQVLKYLPYLISGAWLSFQIAFLAFCGGMVIGLVGALGKTFGGRVFRSVVGTYVTFFTNTPQLVQIYFLFFALPEVGILLTPYEAVLVGMTLNAGAYLTEIQRAGFLSVHRAEMEAAETVGMSLIQSVRYVIFPHIIKVLFPPLSNLYIIMTLGTSMAAIFGVEELTGRAFNVNALTFRSIEVFSVTAALYFLVTVAASTILVLLGRWLFRVKSKVF